Proteins from a genomic interval of Sinobacterium norvegicum:
- a CDS encoding extracellular solute-binding protein, which yields MSLKNLFAAFIVSSACAAATASAEQQSLNLYNWSDYLAEDTLAKFTEQTGIVVNLTTYEEESEANDVLLSKSSDYDIVVIALDFMAEQLVNQRALFKPLKKQLLPNMSNLDPAMLAEVAGKDPFNYYGVPYLWGTIGIGYNPAMVNQRFNGQPPVDSWSLIFEVENIKKLSDCGVAFIDSPNEILPLIINYLGGEADTKHRSVYENLARERLEAIAPYVTFNTDYIYDLAAGEYCAVVGWSGNMMYAADIASEADNGVEILYSLPQEGASYWFDMLAIPVQSQNIEAAHTFINFMMQPEVIADVSNYLWYPNINLSAMPLIDDEILTDPNIYPTDEIKSKLYLLPVASKRMTKYQNALWQSADQR from the coding sequence ATGTCTTTAAAAAATCTTTTTGCTGCGTTCATCGTAAGCTCAGCCTGCGCAGCAGCGACAGCCAGCGCAGAACAACAATCGCTAAATCTCTATAACTGGTCTGATTATCTCGCCGAAGATACGCTGGCCAAGTTCACCGAACAAACAGGCATTGTGGTTAATCTCACCACCTATGAAGAGGAGTCCGAAGCCAATGATGTTCTGCTATCAAAAAGCAGCGACTACGATATCGTTGTCATTGCACTGGACTTTATGGCTGAGCAGCTGGTGAACCAACGGGCATTATTTAAGCCACTAAAAAAGCAACTGCTGCCCAACATGAGCAACCTTGACCCGGCGATGCTGGCAGAAGTCGCCGGTAAAGACCCCTTCAACTATTACGGTGTGCCATATCTGTGGGGCACGATTGGTATCGGCTACAATCCCGCAATGGTCAACCAGCGCTTCAATGGCCAACCCCCTGTCGATTCTTGGAGCTTGATCTTTGAAGTTGAGAACATCAAAAAACTAAGCGATTGCGGCGTTGCCTTTATCGACAGCCCCAATGAAATACTGCCTCTGATCATTAATTACCTTGGCGGCGAGGCTGACACCAAGCATCGCAGCGTCTATGAGAATCTAGCCCGAGAACGACTGGAGGCAATAGCTCCCTACGTCACATTTAACACCGATTATATTTATGACCTCGCCGCAGGTGAATACTGCGCGGTGGTTGGCTGGTCAGGAAATATGATGTATGCGGCAGACATTGCCAGCGAAGCAGACAACGGCGTTGAAATTTTATATTCGCTGCCTCAGGAAGGTGCATCATACTGGTTTGATATGCTGGCAATACCGGTACAGTCACAAAATATAGAGGCAGCCCACACCTTTATAAATTTCATGATGCAACCCGAGGTTATCGCCGATGTCAGTAACTATTTGTGGTACCCCAATATCAACCTTTCAGCCATGCCGTTAATCGATGACGAAATACTGACCGACCCGAACATTTACCCCACCGACGAGATCAAATCAAAATTGTATTTATTGCCTGTGGCGTCGAAGCGAATGACTAAATATCAAAATGCATTATGGCAGTCAGCCGATCAGCGATAG
- a CDS encoding DEAD/DEAH box helicase, giving the protein MSFAALGLSDPIVKAVAKQGYDTPSPIQAQAIPAVIEGKDVMAAAQTGTGKTAGFTLPLLERLSGGKKVQGNQVRALVLTPTRELAAQVQQSVETYSVNLPLTSTVVFGGVKINPQMMKLRGGVDILVATPGRLIDLYNQGAVKFDQLEVLILDEADRMLDMGFIHDIRKILAVLPKRRQNLLFSATFSDDIRTLAKTIVNNPVEVSVAPPNTTAEKVEQLVYPVDKKQKPALLAKLIIDNDWQQVLVFSRTKHGANKLTKFLEANGILAAAIHGNKSQAARTKALANFKFNKIRALVATDIAARGIDINQLPQVVNFDLPNVPEDYVHRIGRTGRASAEGQAVSLVCADESKYLSDIERLIRQVIPREIVEGFEPTHPLAESRLQKPKKPKKPKQPHGEHQDGQRSGENSRGHKPASANRRRGGGGGNSTKPNGGNRSSRGRRPSNNSA; this is encoded by the coding sequence ATGAGCTTTGCCGCCCTCGGTTTATCCGACCCCATTGTAAAAGCTGTAGCCAAACAAGGTTACGACACCCCCTCACCTATTCAAGCCCAGGCTATTCCTGCGGTGATTGAGGGTAAGGATGTGATGGCGGCGGCGCAGACCGGCACCGGTAAGACGGCCGGTTTTACTCTGCCCTTACTCGAACGCCTCAGCGGCGGTAAAAAAGTACAGGGCAATCAGGTACGAGCGCTGGTATTAACCCCAACCCGCGAATTGGCAGCCCAGGTACAGCAGAGTGTTGAGACATACAGCGTCAATCTCCCGCTCACCTCTACCGTCGTCTTTGGCGGCGTTAAGATCAATCCGCAGATGATGAAACTGCGCGGCGGCGTCGATATTCTCGTCGCCACCCCCGGTCGCCTGATCGATTTATACAATCAAGGCGCAGTGAAGTTTGACCAATTGGAAGTGCTGATCCTCGATGAGGCCGACCGCATGTTAGACATGGGGTTTATTCACGATATCCGCAAAATCTTGGCCGTATTGCCTAAGCGCCGCCAAAATCTACTATTCTCGGCGACCTTCTCCGACGACATCCGCACCCTGGCCAAGACCATTGTTAACAATCCCGTCGAAGTCTCTGTCGCACCGCCGAATACCACCGCCGAGAAAGTCGAGCAGCTGGTTTACCCCGTCGACAAGAAACAAAAACCTGCTCTGTTGGCCAAGCTAATCATCGACAACGACTGGCAGCAGGTGTTGGTATTCTCCCGCACCAAACACGGCGCCAATAAGCTGACTAAGTTCCTAGAGGCCAATGGCATCCTAGCGGCTGCCATCCACGGCAACAAGAGCCAGGCGGCACGCACCAAGGCCCTAGCTAACTTTAAGTTCAATAAGATTCGCGCCCTGGTGGCCACCGACATCGCCGCCCGAGGTATCGATATCAACCAGTTGCCGCAGGTGGTCAACTTCGACCTGCCCAACGTACCCGAGGATTATGTTCACCGCATCGGCCGTACCGGACGCGCCAGCGCTGAGGGTCAGGCCGTGTCACTGGTTTGCGCCGACGAATCGAAATATCTGTCTGATATCGAGCGCCTCATCCGTCAGGTCATTCCCCGCGAAATCGTAGAGGGGTTTGAACCAACCCATCCTCTGGCCGAGTCGCGACTGCAAAAGCCCAAGAAGCCAAAGAAACCAAAGCAGCCCCATGGCGAACATCAAGATGGTCAACGCTCCGGCGAAAACAGCCGTGGCCACAAGCCGGCCTCAGCCAACCGTCGCCGTGGCGGCGGTGGTGGTAATAGCACCAAGCCCAACGGTGGCAACCGCTCCTCACGCGGCCGCCGCCCGAGCAACAACAGCGCTTGA